One part of the Cyclobacteriaceae bacterium genome encodes these proteins:
- a CDS encoding TerC family protein yields the protein MEIFLHAETWLALLTLTFFEIILGVDNIIFISIVANRLPVEIRARTRNFGLMLAMGVRIVLLLGITWVIGFTEPLFTLGDITPEFLYKYIHEEHPFSGRDLILMFGGLFLIAKSTREINHEIEGEEDEVPETMKPRVNVSGIILQIILIDIIFSFDSILTAVGLTKQVLLMIFAVIISIGIMMVFAGKISDFISKHPSMEVLALGFLILIGFMLFLEGLEYDIPKGYIYFAVAFSLLIEMVNIRIRNREKRKRQEAKEKNKLKKPDPEEAHA from the coding sequence ATGGAAATCTTTTTGCATGCCGAAACCTGGCTGGCACTGTTAACCCTTACGTTTTTTGAAATCATACTCGGTGTTGATAATATCATTTTCATTTCCATTGTAGCCAACCGCCTGCCGGTTGAGATACGGGCACGTACCCGAAACTTCGGCCTTATGCTGGCCATGGGTGTGCGCATTGTGTTGTTGCTGGGCATAACCTGGGTAATTGGTTTCACCGAGCCGCTGTTTACCTTAGGCGACATTACACCTGAGTTTCTTTATAAATACATCCATGAAGAACATCCCTTCAGCGGCCGCGATTTGATCTTGATGTTTGGCGGCCTCTTTCTTATTGCCAAAAGCACGCGCGAAATAAACCATGAAATTGAAGGGGAGGAAGATGAAGTACCCGAAACAATGAAGCCTCGGGTGAATGTGAGCGGTATTATTCTTCAGATTATTTTAATCGACATTATTTTTTCTTTCGACTCAATCCTTACTGCAGTAGGCCTTACCAAGCAAGTGTTGCTCATGATTTTTGCCGTCATTATTTCCATTGGTATTATGATGGTGTTTGCCGGCAAGATCAGTGACTTCATCAGCAAGCACCCGTCTATGGAAGTGCTGGCCCTGGGCTTTTTAATTTTGATAGGCTTCATGCTCTTCCTGGAAGGACTTGAGTACGACATCCCGAAAGGGTACATCTACTTTGCCGTTGCTTTCTCGTTGTTGATTGAAATGGTAAACATCCGCATACGAAACCGCGAAAAACGAAAGCGGCAGGAAGCCAAAGAGAAAAACAAACTCAAAAAACCTGACCCGGAAGAAGCCCATGCCTGA
- a CDS encoding four helix bundle protein, which yields MTSEELKTRTKRFAIDVVKFCQDLKPTLALNIFSKQLIRCASSVGANYRAACRAKSMADFINKLKIVEEEADESIYFLELIAELEPDVKSKTDVLIKEGNELLSIVVSSITTSKKKLSNQKSKI from the coding sequence ATGACATCAGAAGAATTAAAGACCAGAACGAAAAGATTTGCTATTGATGTTGTTAAATTTTGTCAGGATTTAAAGCCTACCCTTGCGCTAAATATTTTTTCAAAACAGCTTATTCGTTGTGCGAGTTCAGTTGGTGCCAATTACCGTGCAGCATGTCGCGCCAAATCTATGGCTGACTTTATCAATAAGCTCAAAATTGTTGAAGAAGAGGCCGATGAATCCATTTACTTCCTGGAGTTAATTGCCGAATTAGAACCAGATGTAAAATCTAAAACAGATGTACTCATAAAAGAAGGAAACGAACTTCTATCTATAGTTGTATCAAGTATTACCACATCCAAGAAAAAATTATCAAATCAAAAATCTAAAATCTAA
- a CDS encoding alpha/beta fold hydrolase: protein MNYSPPLLLFTAHLETIYPALVRKVNLQHPYQRERITTPDDDFLDLDWLTQNSNKLVIISHGLEGDTERAYVKGMARQCFANGYDVLTWNYRGCSGEMNRQLRFYHSGATDDLHTVIEHAVQLGRFTEINLIGFSLGGNLTLKYLGEERTCTPLLHKAVVISVPVDLHTSCIQISKPGNWIYSQRFLRSLKKKVMEKSKVITSLDTRGLDKIKTLMEFDDHFTGPVHGFKNAIDYYEKSSAIRVIKNITIPTLLINAQNDPFLSAECFPSTLLKDHPFVQFEAPTHGGHVGFAQFNTKGIYWSEARTIAFLHERSTPQ from the coding sequence TTGAATTACTCCCCTCCTCTCCTCCTATTCACCGCCCACCTCGAAACCATTTACCCGGCTTTGGTACGCAAGGTTAACCTTCAACACCCTTACCAGCGCGAACGCATTACCACACCCGATGATGATTTTCTTGACCTGGATTGGCTTACACAAAATTCAAACAAACTGGTTATCATTTCGCATGGACTGGAAGGCGATACAGAACGGGCTTATGTAAAAGGCATGGCCAGGCAATGCTTTGCAAACGGTTATGATGTACTTACCTGGAACTACCGGGGCTGCAGTGGTGAAATGAACCGGCAACTGCGCTTTTACCACAGCGGGGCCACGGATGATCTTCACACGGTGATAGAACATGCTGTGCAGCTTGGTCGGTTCACTGAAATAAACCTGATCGGTTTTAGTCTGGGTGGAAACCTGACGTTAAAATACCTGGGCGAAGAGCGAACCTGCACGCCCCTGCTCCATAAGGCGGTTGTCATTTCCGTTCCGGTTGACCTGCATACCAGTTGCATCCAAATTTCTAAACCGGGCAACTGGATTTACTCCCAACGCTTTCTGCGCAGTCTCAAAAAAAAGGTAATGGAAAAATCAAAAGTGATAACCAGTCTGGATACACGGGGGCTGGATAAAATAAAAACCTTAATGGAGTTCGATGATCATTTTACCGGGCCGGTGCACGGGTTTAAAAATGCCATCGACTATTACGAAAAATCAAGTGCTATTAGGGTTATAAAGAACATAACCATACCTACTTTGTTGATTAACGCCCAGAATGACCCCTTTCTTAGCGCTGAATGCTTTCCATCAACCCTATTAAAGGATCACCCGTTTGTTCAGTTCGAAGCCCCAACGCATGGTGGGCATGTTGGTTTTGCACAATTCAATACGAAGGGTATCTATTGGTCGGAAGCACGCACGATCGCATTCCTGCACGAAAGAAGTACCCCTCAATAA
- a CDS encoding putative metal-dependent hydrolase yields the protein MPEVNLQYPIGKFIPKPTYTPEEIAENIAIIQHLPDKIQACLQNFTPALLNTPYRPGGWTGRQVIHHLADSHMNAYIRSKWMITENTPLIKAYDEKAWAETPETKLDPELSVALLKALHAKWISLLRGLTPDDLQKSFLHPETSKYVPLNRLIALYAWHGEHHLGHLNLILDC from the coding sequence ATGCCTGAGGTAAACCTTCAATACCCCATCGGAAAATTTATTCCAAAGCCAACCTACACCCCGGAAGAAATAGCAGAGAATATCGCAATCATTCAACACTTGCCGGATAAAATCCAGGCTTGCCTGCAAAACTTTACACCGGCTTTGCTGAATACCCCATACCGCCCGGGTGGGTGGACTGGTCGTCAGGTTATCCATCATTTAGCCGACAGCCACATGAATGCCTACATCCGGAGCAAGTGGATGATCACCGAAAACACACCGCTCATAAAAGCGTATGATGAAAAAGCCTGGGCCGAAACCCCGGAGACAAAACTGGACCCGGAACTTTCTGTGGCATTGTTAAAGGCCTTGCATGCAAAATGGATTTCACTACTTCGTGGGTTAACCCCTGATGATCTTCAGAAAAGTTTTCTCCATCCGGAAACCAGTAAGTATGTACCGCTTAACCGGCTTATTGCCTTATATGCGTGGCATGGCGAACACCATTTGGGACACCTCAATCTTATTTTAGATTGTTGA
- a CDS encoding SOS response-associated peptidase: MIERYSITAPSEKIAERFSADVPEFYSARYNAAPTQLLPVITSGAPQGLSLFYWGRPPQWARNKSLSERIINLHTETLLERPVLKKALMKFRCIVPADGFYAWKKLGKKTAIPYRFITDQDVFSFAGLWEEFEDEGGAMVHTFTIITTAANETVNRITDRMPVILNKQSEQVWLDSKATETHIVAQLLTYPADKLSLYPVSPRINEIKTDVPSLIIPTPPADQHGNLTLFD, translated from the coding sequence ATGATTGAACGGTACAGCATAACGGCCCCCTCCGAAAAAATTGCTGAGCGCTTTTCAGCCGATGTACCGGAATTTTACTCGGCAAGGTACAACGCAGCCCCTACCCAACTCTTACCTGTAATCACCAGTGGCGCCCCGCAGGGCCTGTCGTTATTTTATTGGGGCCGTCCGCCACAATGGGCACGCAACAAATCACTGAGTGAACGTATTATTAACCTGCACACTGAAACCTTGTTGGAGCGGCCGGTACTGAAAAAAGCCTTGATGAAATTCCGGTGTATTGTTCCTGCCGATGGGTTCTATGCCTGGAAAAAGCTCGGAAAGAAAACGGCCATCCCTTATCGTTTTATTACTGATCAGGATGTTTTTTCATTTGCCGGGCTTTGGGAAGAATTTGAAGACGAAGGCGGGGCCATGGTACACACGTTCACCATCATTACCACTGCTGCCAATGAAACCGTAAACCGTATTACGGATCGGATGCCGGTTATCCTCAATAAACAAAGTGAACAAGTTTGGCTTGACTCCAAAGCAACCGAAACCCATATCGTAGCCCAGTTGTTAACCTACCCTGCTGATAAACTGAGCCTGTACCCGGTATCGCCTCGCATCAATGAAATTAAAACAGATGTTCCCTCCCTCATTATTCCAACCCCTCCGGCCGACCAGCACGGAAACCTAACGCTGTTTGATTAA
- a CDS encoding Ig-like domain-containing protein: protein MTKRLHYFYILLLTTLSVTGWSQSEPANHVTGLTATTSGTTSISLSWTGATGSPAPEFYLVVGRKLPAGIFTAVADGPIVPDDPDWSDDNFAANLSFGINNLSVTGLDPASQYEFRVYPYRENAGNANYKTDSPPTTSAFTLSTEPSGHSTTFTATLNGATTIDLAFDAANTLTNAIGYLIYRRVASAVNLTGLTDGSAPPNPLNGATLITTTNASATSYSDIGLQGGVTYHYTIVPFNYNGGDAQTYNYLNNGSAPTASVLTTLIVTLTQISGPGSNIAASPLNSGATNQAILGFSITTNGPTTFNALTVSLTSTASGKFLNPRIFKSADAVFGGDASINTGTLGAQLQFTGISDVLSGAGTTNYFIVVNVEAAVNAATPATQPSFTQASITFTSPAVTPGAATITGIDYSFVDASPPNISFQPANGSINFSTVGNIIITFDEPIRKLDNSPITSTDIESGLVELKENGDAGPTVNFVGSINVTNTIITLNPTATLLPNQVYYVEVNPVEDSNDNATTAQSITFTTENRPSITTFTPTSTCIGNNVTVNGARFTGTGNPVTGNALPTITINGVAIPPANIMPGYTSSSVTFTIPAGATTGPITIRNNDSDLVSTNSATNLTVHPAINTGISVTPTTTNPAQNSSVNITVGTTQDNNYSYQLVLTAAPVGYVPAPEANIGASQTGNNGNRIFNTGTLNLTGTYQFKIRVSRTGCSAQDLTNTVTLNVIALSANAGVDRSICSGQSTLLGGDPPAIGGGGVFTYSWTSTPAGFTSTNPNPIVTPPGTGTITYHLLVTDNFSNTANSSVIVNINPVPAVAFIPSGTDANVRTQFNNTENPYELAASAIPSDGSGVFTGLGVSLFPNGKYYFSPQIAGTANNPITITYTHTSADNCSGSTSMQVNVFASNVIVNNLEPFYCTAGGLSAILSHNPLVIPAGFTYTRMRLFRIGVGYLDIADPVNYPNYFIEIPASNPKTYRLNPALAGIGSYFVDIFATNGVFESLLTWGSTRVFENPAAPGFDPLPSYCVSDNISANRVQVNGTGSINWYNNGGPPPSSPIAGITNPARPTFAELGLDENFAGIFTKHMTQTVNGCESATVPVSITVYANPTPPGISNPAPICSGDPFTNLNATGGGDSFRWYGTLGPNTPDPNTIYTPTVNIVNPTQLLVPNTVVSTQTFQRYVSRFQNGCESPVASVDIVVREKPIAPLAASPTYCLNETITPYSVTTSSPTATVRWYLNPDLTGQINPIADPENATAIDLNISSASAGNYSRYVTQTINFCQSDGRLVATTINPLPSVSISPDITNICKSSEPIRLVASPSGSGASWSGTGAPGLTDIDLTTGQAQLVPSSAIFIPGQAYAITYTFVDGTTNCSNSTTRNFSVFPSINPTLTIGDICDNTFVSITNTSQITPVGALSTIESTGWNFDDGDIITEGIGSLPVPLHGGRTRGSYFDLEHKYTGVGSKTIRYSMTTSDGCTVTAQQTIFVNPVPNVNFSWLNACLGTPTQFNATTNPNLDASIETYTWDFNKTNTLSASIIGTGKMPATTYNSVGRDSVQLIVKTFANCRDTIQKPIFIVPTFDPINSTTSYEQNFNTTADGWINGGSNSSWQFGIPAGAVISRDSSLTGTGNAWVTNRTGLYNPLEKSWVLSQCYSFATNRPVIAMDVWADTPGGIDGAVLQYNLSGDILNDNDWFVIGTVNSGINWYQQQGIASKPGNQSQFDYGWSGNQEDGRYKSWRHVVHKLDELSGGSGVVFRIAFSSTNTGTREGFSFDNVFIGERNRNVLVENFTNSAAPDVVAHNQMFNTFPSGGSSEIIKMQFHTNFPGTDPQNQLFPAINNARTAFYGITSAPTLRIDGLFNPTGVATQWAETLYDNRVLEPSPIRIDIYPPVKDGSIVRINASITNTTSATLSLQGANAFLAIVEKDVNPFINVVRQLLPNAAGILLNHTLDPGESIAIPEVTWSDRNLVSLISGNSAIIVFVQSISAGNQQVLQAQIFDSPVEPDITTSIEDPTFAASIQVYPNPANHEVNVVLPQAARSTVPIVMVDAHGRQIYAGQFGIGEQQKTIATSELSGGLYILRVQAPEGIARKKVMVMHEK, encoded by the coding sequence ATGACAAAACGATTACATTATTTTTATATTCTTCTACTTACAACATTATCAGTTACCGGTTGGTCGCAATCAGAACCAGCTAACCATGTAACAGGATTAACAGCAACCACCTCAGGTACAACTTCAATTTCATTAAGCTGGACAGGCGCAACTGGTTCACCGGCACCTGAATTTTACCTTGTTGTTGGCCGTAAACTTCCGGCAGGAATATTTACCGCTGTTGCCGATGGGCCGATTGTGCCCGATGACCCCGACTGGTCGGATGATAACTTTGCCGCTAACCTAAGTTTTGGTATAAATAATTTATCCGTTACTGGGTTAGACCCCGCCAGCCAATATGAATTCAGGGTTTATCCTTACCGCGAAAATGCGGGTAACGCCAATTACAAAACCGATTCCCCGCCCACAACTTCCGCCTTCACGCTTTCTACAGAACCCAGTGGGCATTCCACAACCTTCACGGCAACGTTGAACGGTGCCACTACTATTGATCTTGCTTTTGATGCAGCTAATACGCTAACCAATGCCATTGGGTATTTGATTTACAGGCGAGTCGCAAGTGCAGTGAACCTCACCGGGTTAACCGATGGTTCCGCACCCCCCAATCCACTCAATGGCGCAACGTTGATTACTACTACAAACGCATCAGCAACGAGTTACAGCGATATTGGCCTGCAAGGGGGAGTAACGTACCATTACACAATTGTTCCTTTTAATTATAATGGAGGCGATGCGCAAACGTACAACTATTTGAATAATGGCTCGGCACCAACAGCATCTGTGCTTACTACCCTAATCGTTACGCTGACTCAAATCTCCGGGCCAGGAAGTAACATTGCTGCAAGCCCATTGAACAGTGGTGCAACCAACCAGGCTATACTGGGCTTTTCTATAACTACCAACGGACCTACCACCTTTAATGCACTCACGGTTTCGCTTACCTCAACAGCCTCTGGTAAATTTCTCAACCCAAGGATATTCAAATCAGCTGATGCGGTTTTTGGAGGGGATGCCAGTATTAATACAGGCACGTTGGGCGCACAACTTCAATTTACGGGAATAAGCGATGTGCTCTCGGGGGCAGGCACCACCAATTATTTTATTGTGGTTAATGTTGAAGCAGCGGTAAACGCTGCTACTCCAGCCACCCAACCTTCATTTACCCAAGCAAGTATAACATTCACCAGTCCGGCTGTAACACCTGGCGCTGCAACCATCACCGGTATAGATTATTCTTTTGTGGATGCTTCGCCACCCAACATATCCTTTCAACCAGCTAATGGTTCTATAAATTTTTCAACAGTTGGCAATATCATCATCACATTTGATGAACCCATTCGCAAACTCGACAATTCACCAATTACCAGTACAGATATTGAAAGTGGGCTGGTTGAATTAAAGGAAAACGGGGATGCCGGCCCTACCGTAAATTTTGTTGGTTCCATCAATGTCACCAACACTATAATCACCCTAAACCCAACGGCAACACTTTTGCCAAATCAGGTTTACTATGTTGAGGTTAACCCGGTTGAAGACAGCAACGACAATGCAACCACCGCACAAAGCATAACCTTTACCACGGAGAACAGACCTAGCATTACTACGTTTACTCCAACATCTACCTGTATCGGCAACAATGTTACCGTTAATGGAGCGCGGTTTACCGGCACCGGAAACCCTGTCACCGGAAATGCTTTACCAACGATTACTATAAATGGCGTAGCCATTCCACCAGCCAACATAATGCCCGGTTACACCAGTAGCTCGGTTACATTCACCATCCCTGCCGGAGCTACCACTGGCCCGATAACTATCAGGAACAACGATAGTGACTTGGTTAGTACAAACTCTGCAACAAATCTGACTGTTCACCCTGCCATTAACACAGGCATTTCGGTAACACCAACCACAACAAATCCAGCACAAAACTCCAGTGTTAATATTACAGTAGGAACAACTCAAGACAACAATTATTCTTACCAACTTGTACTTACAGCAGCACCTGTGGGGTATGTTCCGGCACCAGAAGCTAACATTGGCGCCTCCCAAACAGGAAACAATGGTAATAGAATTTTTAATACAGGCACACTAAACCTCACGGGAACATATCAATTTAAGATAAGGGTTAGCAGAACTGGTTGCAGCGCCCAAGACCTAACAAATACTGTTACATTAAACGTTATTGCATTATCTGCAAATGCTGGTGTAGACCGATCTATTTGCTCCGGTCAAAGTACTTTATTAGGAGGAGATCCTCCGGCTATTGGAGGAGGAGGAGTATTTACTTATTCATGGACTTCAACACCTGCGGGATTTACCAGTACTAACCCAAATCCAATTGTAACACCACCTGGGACAGGAACAATTACCTATCACCTGCTTGTTACCGACAACTTTTCAAATACCGCTAACAGTAGCGTTATTGTAAATATAAACCCGGTACCTGCGGTAGCGTTTATCCCGTCAGGAACAGACGCCAATGTTCGAACTCAATTTAACAATACAGAGAACCCATACGAATTGGCGGCATCAGCAATTCCCTCAGATGGAAGTGGTGTGTTCACCGGACTTGGGGTGAGCCTTTTCCCAAATGGGAAATATTACTTTTCACCTCAAATAGCCGGAACGGCAAATAACCCCATTACCATAACGTATACACATACAAGTGCAGATAACTGTTCCGGTAGTACCTCCATGCAAGTAAATGTTTTTGCTTCAAATGTAATCGTTAATAACCTTGAGCCGTTTTATTGCACCGCTGGGGGTTTGAGCGCAATCTTAAGCCATAATCCTCTAGTAATTCCGGCCGGGTTTACCTATACCAGAATGCGGCTTTTTAGAATAGGAGTCGGTTATTTGGACATTGCCGATCCGGTCAACTATCCCAACTATTTTATTGAAATACCGGCCAGTAATCCCAAAACCTATCGGTTAAACCCGGCATTAGCTGGAATAGGCTCATACTTCGTTGACATTTTTGCAACTAATGGTGTCTTTGAATCACTCCTTACATGGGGTTCAACCCGAGTATTTGAAAATCCGGCAGCACCCGGATTCGATCCGCTTCCTTCATACTGTGTTTCAGATAACATTAGCGCTAACAGGGTGCAGGTGAATGGAACTGGCTCAATAAATTGGTACAACAATGGTGGTCCACCCCCAAGTTCACCGATTGCAGGTATAACCAATCCTGCCCGCCCTACTTTTGCTGAACTGGGGCTTGATGAAAACTTTGCAGGTATATTTACCAAGCATATGACGCAAACAGTTAACGGCTGCGAAAGTGCCACTGTTCCAGTTTCGATAACCGTTTATGCAAATCCTACTCCCCCGGGTATTTCCAATCCTGCACCAATATGCTCCGGAGATCCATTTACAAATTTGAATGCTACCGGAGGTGGTGATTCTTTTAGATGGTACGGAACCCTTGGGCCTAATACACCAGACCCAAATACTATTTATACACCTACAGTCAATATCGTTAACCCAACGCAGCTTTTAGTTCCCAACACGGTCGTTTCAACGCAAACCTTTCAGCGATACGTATCGCGTTTTCAAAATGGTTGCGAGAGTCCGGTGGCAAGTGTGGATATCGTTGTCCGGGAAAAGCCTATCGCCCCGCTCGCTGCTTCACCAACCTATTGTCTAAATGAAACGATCACCCCATATAGTGTAACCACTTCCTCGCCAACTGCAACCGTACGCTGGTATCTTAATCCAGATTTGACTGGGCAAATTAATCCAATTGCTGATCCGGAGAATGCTACAGCAATCGATTTAAACATAAGCTCTGCGTCAGCGGGTAATTACTCACGGTATGTTACCCAAACTATTAATTTTTGCCAAAGCGATGGCAGATTAGTAGCCACGACAATCAACCCTTTACCATCCGTTAGCATTTCTCCTGACATCACCAATATTTGTAAATCATCGGAGCCTATTCGCTTAGTTGCCTCCCCAAGTGGCTCAGGCGCTTCGTGGAGCGGAACAGGTGCGCCAGGATTGACAGATATCGATCTTACAACAGGTCAAGCCCAACTTGTTCCGTCTAGTGCAATTTTTATTCCTGGCCAGGCTTACGCGATAACATACACTTTTGTTGATGGCACAACAAATTGTTCAAATTCTACAACTAGGAATTTTTCAGTCTTTCCAAGCATTAACCCCACTTTAACAATTGGGGATATTTGTGATAATACTTTTGTTTCCATAACTAATACATCGCAAATCACTCCAGTTGGTGCTTTATCAACAATAGAGTCCACTGGTTGGAACTTTGATGACGGGGATATTATTACCGAAGGGATCGGTTCATTGCCTGTACCCCTTCATGGTGGCCGGACAAGAGGTTCATATTTTGATTTAGAGCATAAGTATACCGGGGTTGGCTCGAAAACAATCCGGTATTCCATGACAACATCGGATGGATGTACGGTTACTGCACAACAAACTATTTTTGTAAACCCGGTACCAAATGTAAATTTCTCCTGGTTAAATGCCTGCTTAGGAACACCCACTCAATTCAATGCCACTACCAACCCTAACCTCGATGCATCCATTGAGACGTATACCTGGGATTTTAACAAAACCAATACTCTATCTGCTTCAATCATCGGAACAGGAAAGATGCCTGCTACGACATATAATTCTGTTGGACGAGACTCTGTCCAACTGATTGTGAAGACTTTTGCCAATTGCAGGGACACCATTCAAAAACCAATCTTTATTGTACCTACTTTTGACCCCATAAATTCCACCACTTCCTACGAGCAAAACTTTAACACCACTGCTGATGGGTGGATTAATGGAGGCTCTAACTCTTCCTGGCAATTTGGTATTCCGGCCGGTGCCGTAATTTCAAGGGATTCTTCGTTGACGGGCACAGGCAATGCCTGGGTTACCAATCGCACAGGGTTATACAATCCATTGGAGAAATCATGGGTGTTAAGCCAATGCTATAGTTTTGCAACAAATAGACCCGTAATAGCCATGGATGTTTGGGCCGATACGCCCGGGGGTATTGATGGAGCCGTACTTCAGTATAATTTGAGTGGCGATATTTTAAATGACAATGATTGGTTTGTTATCGGTACTGTAAACTCGGGTATCAATTGGTATCAGCAACAAGGTATTGCCAGCAAACCGGGTAATCAAAGTCAATTCGACTACGGGTGGTCCGGTAATCAGGAGGATGGCCGGTACAAATCATGGAGACATGTTGTACACAAACTTGATGAATTAAGTGGTGGGTCTGGAGTTGTTTTCAGGATTGCCTTTTCCAGTACCAATACAGGGACCCGTGAAGGGTTTTCCTTTGATAATGTTTTTATCGGTGAGAGAAATCGAAACGTACTGGTTGAAAACTTTACCAATTCCGCTGCCCCGGATGTAGTCGCACACAATCAAATGTTTAATACATTTCCTTCTGGCGGTTCAAGTGAAATTATCAAAATGCAATTTCACACAAACTTCCCAGGCACTGATCCGCAAAATCAATTATTTCCGGCTATTAACAATGCACGCACGGCATTTTACGGCATAACTTCCGCGCCAACCTTGCGGATTGATGGATTATTTAATCCAACAGGAGTAGCCACGCAATGGGCTGAAACATTGTATGACAACCGTGTACTTGAGCCTTCACCCATAAGGATAGACATTTACCCACCAGTAAAAGATGGAAGTATTGTTAGAATCAACGCTTCAATAACCAATACAACTTCAGCCACCTTATCCTTACAAGGAGCCAATGCGTTCCTGGCTATTGTTGAAAAAGATGTCAATCCATTTATAAATGTTGTTCGGCAGTTGCTACCCAATGCTGCCGGTATTCTGTTAAATCATACCCTGGATCCGGGTGAATCCATTGCTATACCGGAGGTAACCTGGAGCGACCGTAACCTCGTATCGCTTATTTCTGGAAACAGCGCTATCATTGTTTTTGTGCAATCTATAAGCGCTGGAAACCAACAGGTTTTACAAGCACAGATTTTTGATAGTCCGGTGGAGCCAGATATAACAACCTCCATCGAAGACCCCACCTTTGCCGCCAGCATACAGGTTTACCCAAACCCGGCTAACCATGAAGTAAACGTTGTACTGCCGCAAGCAGCCCGTTCAACTGTGCCTATAGTAATGGTGGACGCCCACGGGCGACAAATTTATGCTGGCCAGTTTGGTATTGGCGAACAGCAAAAAACCATTGCAACCAGCGAACTTTCAGGTGGGTTGTATATCCTGCGCGTGCAGGCACCTGAGGGAATAGCGCGGAAGAAAGTGATGGTGATGCATGAAAAATAA